Genomic window (Flavobacteriales bacterium):
CCGGGCACAGGTGCTGAAGGCGGTGCCCAACGCGGCCCATCTCGCGATCGCCGAGCTTCAAGAGCATCATTCCATAGGGGTGGTGACCCAGAACATCGATGACCTGCACGAACGCGCGGGCAGCAAAGAGGTGCTTCATCTCCATGGCGAGATCCTCAAGGCCCGCAGCACATTGGACCCCGACATTGTGATCCCCCTCACCACAACACACCTGAAGTTAGGGGACCGGTGCCCCTTGGGTTCCCAATTGCGGCCCCATATCGTGTGGTTCGGCGAAGAGGTGCCGATGCTCGGAGAGGCTGCTGCGATGGTGGCCGGGGCGGACGTATTGGTGGTTGTCGGCAGCTCTTTACAGGTCTACCCTGCAGCTGGTCTGCTCCACGCCGCCTCCCCCCTTGCCCAGGTCCATCTGGTAGATCCCCAGGATATTGGCACCCAAGGGCCGCGCATCCGGCACTGGAAGGAAAAAGCCAGCATAGGCGTACCCATGCTGGCCCGGTTCCTGAAAGAAAATGTGCGTCAGTAGAGGCAAGCCACCACAGCAACCATCATGCTCTTAAGAGGAGCACAACTGACAGCTACCTCACCGCGCTACCACCACACGCTTCGTCGCAAGCGCCTTTCCATTACGCTTCAATACGGCGAACCAAACACCGCTGGAGAGGTCACCCTCGCGCAGCGTCATTTTGCCTTGTGCGGCACTGATGGGCTGGACCAGTTTGCGTTCGCCCAGCACATTGTACATCTCTAATTGCGTGCCTGCGGCAGTAGTAGTCAGGTCATAGTTGATCGTGATGTCACCGCCCGTGGAAGGATTGGGGAATACCATAAAGGCACGCACGGCTGATGCCTCTTCCGCGATGCCGGCGGGTTCGGTCATATTGAAGACGAGGTCCACCCATGTGCTGTCGTTGGGGTTGGCCAAGTCAAACCAAACATAGCGGAAGGTGGCTTCTCCAACGATTCCATTCGGTTTGTAATAGCCATGGAAGCCGTTCACGGTTTGCCCATTTGTCATGTAGATGGGGTCCAATGCGGTCCATACCGGCCTTAGACCTGCGGGTACTGCATCGTAGCACTCGTACCAGCAGAAATAATTGGCCGTTCCAGCGGGGACCGACTGCTCATACCGCCTCACGTTGATCGTAAGATCGCTGCCGGAGGTATTCTCCGCTGAAAGCCCAACTCCCGGTGTTTGCTCTGAGTCACCCGAAAGAGGTTCATTGACGGTGATCACCGTCCCGTTCACCAAGGCACCCGAGGCATCCCTGAGGGAGATCACTTGTGCCTGTGCACCAAGGAAGGTGCCGCAGGAGAGTACGAGCAGAAAAATTGAGCAGGGTTGCTTCATGGTCCGGTTCTTTCAGTGTCTGGTCCTATTGACGCAAAGTTAACCCGGCCACGGATCAGACCGACGCCGAAATCGGGTTTATTCACGCGATTAAGATCCCAATGATGGACGAAGTGATCGAATGGGGCGCACCTTGCATCCCCTTAGTTTAGCGATCCGAAAAACCCAAATCCCTGAACATGAAGAAGCTACTACTCATCTCCGCCTTGGCCATCCTCGGCGGCAACACGGTACAGGCACAGTGCCCTACAGGCGAAGTTCCAGTGACCGTCTCCATCTGGACCGACGCTTATGGCACTGAGACCACATGGACGCTCGTGAGCGCAGGCAATACCCTTGCCTCCGGCGGCCCATACGCTGACCAAACCTCGGCCGGAGCATTCGCACAGACACCTGTCACTGTTTGCGTCACCTTGGGCGCTTCCGTGGTTTTCACGATAACTGACGCCTATGGTGACGGCATGTGCTGCGCTTATGGTGAGGGGCACTATGATGTTTCCATGAATGGTTGCACCACCGTGGCCTCGGGCGGAGAGTTCACAACCAGCGCATCCACCACCTTCACCACCACACCACAGATCCCCTTGGACCTCGAAATGATCTCGGTGAACTTGACGGACGTAGCACTCGGGGGATCACCTGTCAACATCAGCGGCCAGATCAAGAACTCGGGTGCCACTAACATCACCTCGTACGACCTGAACTACAGTGTGGACGGCAGTGCGCTCGTCACCCAGTCCATGACCAATACCATTCCCTCCTGCGGCACCTACGATTTCACGCACAATACCCCTTGGAGCGGCGATGCCGGCTACCACACGGTAGTGATCTCCGTGAGCAATGTGAACGGGACCACCGATGGCATGCCGAGCAATGACTCGAAGACCATCACCACCTCCATGGCCACTCAAACGGTATCACGCGTTGCCACGGTGGAGGAGTTCGGTAGTTCAACCTGCCCCCCCTGCTTCCCCTTTGCGGAGAATTTCACCCCTGCTGTTGACGCCTTCAATACGAACGAACCCGGTTCTAACGTGGTCACCGTGGAATACCACATGAACTGGCCCAGCCCCGGCAATGACCGCAGCTATAACCCTGACGGCACCACGCGACGCGGGTATTATGGTGTCAACGGCATCCCTTCCCCATGGATCGACGGACGGGAAATGGGCGGGTACACGACCGCCGAGATCACCGGGGACATCAATACCGCTTTGAACGTGCCCGCCTTCATGGACCTCGATGTGAGCTACACCCTCAGCGGCACGGCCATCACCGTCACCTCCGTGGTGACCCCGCACTTTGACGTCCCCAGTGGCTATAAGCTCTATGTCGCTGTCACCGAGAACCTCTATACGGGTACCACCACCGTTAGTGGATACAATCCTTACGATTTCCATGACACCATGCGGAAGATGCTGCCCAATGGCAACGGGACCACGCTTGGCGCCTTCGTGGACGGTGTTCCGCAAACGTACACGCATAACTACACCTTGACGGAAGGCAACCCCCAGCAGGGCAACTACA
Coding sequences:
- a CDS encoding T9SS type A sorting domain-containing protein translates to MKQPCSIFLLVLSCGTFLGAQAQVISLRDASGALVNGTVITVNEPLSGDSEQTPGVGLSAENTSGSDLTINVRRYEQSVPAGTANYFCWYECYDAVPAGLRPVWTALDPIYMTNGQTVNGFHGYYKPNGIVGEATFRYVWFDLANPNDSTWVDLVFNMTEPAGIAEEASAVRAFMVFPNPSTGGDITINYDLTTTAAGTQLEMYNVLGERKLVQPISAAQGKMTLREGDLSSGVWFAVLKRNGKALATKRVVVAR
- a CDS encoding Omp28-related outer membrane protein; the protein is MKKLLLISALAILGGNTVQAQCPTGEVPVTVSIWTDAYGTETTWTLVSAGNTLASGGPYADQTSAGAFAQTPVTVCVTLGASVVFTITDAYGDGMCCAYGEGHYDVSMNGCTTVASGGEFTTSASTTFTTTPQIPLDLEMISVNLTDVALGGSPVNISGQIKNSGATNITSYDLNYSVDGSALVTQSMTNTIPSCGTYDFTHNTPWSGDAGYHTVVISVSNVNGTTDGMPSNDSKTITTSMATQTVSRVATVEEFGSSTCPPCFPFAENFTPAVDAFNTNEPGSNVVTVEYHMNWPSPGNDRSYNPDGTTRRGYYGVNGIPSPWIDGREMGGYTTAEITGDINTALNVPAFMDLDVSYTLSGTAITVTSVVTPHFDVPSGYKLYVAVTENLYTGTTTVSGYNPYDFHDTMRKMLPNGNGTTLGAFVDGVPQTYTHNYTLTEGNPQQGNYNLWGTVDGISVVAFVQKTATDQIFQGAIATLSSGVTDLGRDNSLVSVWPNPTSGTVNLRYGKTTNSPVQVEVYNVLGDRVMDTQRSFTTGQTQLLDLTNLDNGMYLLSVTADGVRSTSRVTVNK
- a CDS encoding NAD-dependent deacylase produces the protein MRIIFFTGAGISAESGLRTFRDSDGLWEEYRIEEVATPEAFAKDPERVLRFYDERRAQVLKAVPNAAHLAIAELQEHHSIGVVTQNIDDLHERAGSKEVLHLHGEILKARSTLDPDIVIPLTTTHLKLGDRCPLGSQLRPHIVWFGEEVPMLGEAAAMVAGADVLVVVGSSLQVYPAAGLLHAASPLAQVHLVDPQDIGTQGPRIRHWKEKASIGVPMLARFLKENVRQ